TCTTTAAGCATTGAGGTTTCAAAGAAGTTAAGTGACATAGATAAGCATTGTTACAACTAAGGATTTGGACTGATATTTTTCTTGGTAGTTCTTTAATTGAATTCACTTGTCTGCTTTTCCAATagtgaaaaagaagaagatgacaatgaaaagagagaagatcCAGGTGATAactgggaagaaggaggaggtggtggaggtatAGAAAAATCTTCAGGTCCCTGGAATAAAACAGCTCCGGTACAAGCACCTCCTGCTCCAGTAGTTGGTAATCTTCCTGTTTCTGTTTTGGGAGATGTCTTATTTGTGTATAATTTTACATGTGGTCTCTGCTCAACTAAATATATGTGAGATAGGATTAACAGCAGTGGtgtttcttttcctatatttgtatatgtgtcttaaagatttttaaatccttAACAGAAGAATTTGGAAATTAAGAGACATTTCTGTGGActgctaaattttatttattttgcttatttttgtgttttcacaATGAACCTAGAGCCTTGTACATGCTTAGCAGATGCTCTGCAGTGAGCTGCACACTTAACCCTatcatcatttttttatgtggatTACTAAAGTAGCACTTCTTGTCTGCTTGCTTCTCCCTGCAATCCTCCCACGCCCATGTACACACAGACTCCCAGCACAGCATCCAGTTCCTTTTAAAATACATCAGAGCATATCACTATGATTCATAGTAGAAGCTAAAAGTTATCAGTGACTTACAAGGCCTTGTGCGTctgccttctcttcttttttaaaacttgatcCTCATTGTTGTTGTTCTATAGATGCACTGAACACGTTGCTACTGCACACTCTTTATGCTGTGTGTTCAGtctggaattttctttcctttgtgtcaGGAATCTGCaagctttttctgtaaagggccagacaGTAGTAAATAACATGGGATGGAGGACCATGCAGGCTCTGATGTGATTTCTTGGCTCTGCTGTTGGAGCTATATTTTTGTAGAACTTTACAGAATCACTTGGGTTGGCTTTGCTAGTTTGCCAGTGCTGgctttttttgtgttttgcacTTGCTCTCAAGTCTTAGCTTAATTTTCATCTTACCACCCTCCCCCATTCTTATTTAAAATCATAGTTCCTCCTGCCACTACCACCTTACCCATCCTCTACTCCCTCACTAATCCTTCCTTGCTATAATTTTTGGTACAGTACCTATCTCTTCATAGTTGTTTCCTTCCTTTAGAAAACCATGTTCAATAGAATTTTTGCAGTGATAGAATAGCACTGTGTGGTGCAGTGATTATTTGCTACGTGTGGCTTGTTGAGTACTTAAAGTGTGGCTAATGTGGTCGAGgaactgaatttattttatttgatttaaatagTCACATGGTTAAAATAATAaggtttgtgattttttttttggtgctgggtattgaacccagggccttgtgcatgtgaggcagtcgttctaccaactgaactatatccccaggctCTTATTCTGTTAATGTTTGTATCTGAGTGCAGCTTAGGTACTCAGAAATAATGTATGTATGAGCTTTCACCCACAGAGTCAAAAGACTACAAAACAATAATCCTATTATAGTAGTATTCAAATGGCAacctggcatggtggcatgcatcacatctgtaatcccagtgagggaggctgaggcaggtgattttcaaaagatattcaaagctagcctcagcaacctaagtgaggccctaagcaatttagtgagaccctgtctcaattaaaaaaaaaactagggaaatatttcagtggttaagtgccctttggttcaatccccagtatgctccccccaccaaaaaaaaatttctatgttAAATGGCTATATTATTTTTCAGCTAGAGAATGATAATAGACCTTTATTTGAAATTAAGGATCAAGGTTTGTAGTGccagggatctaacccagggtcttgtacatagTGGgtcagtgctctgccactaaactacaCTGCCAGcacagaattaaaattttaaacggTGGCAAACATGAAGATCCACTCTATATACATATTGAGGATGGAGTAGGGGTTATAGGGAAAACCTATGTCCCTATAATGTTAGCCGTAGTGGAAAATTTGGGGCTACTCAGCTGcttaattttttcctgttttttaaggGGGGGGGAAAGGCAAGAACCTTAAAAGTCATTGTGGaagaagattaaataaataaggatatctagttcattatttttaatataacttaGATTTTTAACAAACTTTGCAAGCATTTTAAGTCTTTTACACCTGGCATCTTGTTTAGCCTGTCATCCAGGTAAGGAAGTGACCTTTCACTTTTACTAAAAGGAAATTGAGGACTACAATAGTCATTCTGAAAGGTAATCCCAGGACCAGCAAATTCTTTCTCATATTCCATAAAGAGGCTTAtagaatttgtttatatataaagaattaaaattgtaCATGGAGGCTGTCTTTCCTCCAGAGATGGCCTGAGTTCTCCCTTGAGTTTATATCTACTTTTCCCACATAAGCCTGTTTATGcgtttgagagaaaaaaaaatgtacaggaaaagttaaaacagtacCCCATgtagacctgtaatcccagtttactcaggaggctgaggcaggagaactgcgaATTCAAGGACAAACCTGagaaatttagggagaccctatcaaAACCAAAAGGACTGGGTTAAGTTCCCagttaggaaagaaagaaagaaaactacccTAAAAAGATAACcattctttttactttaaaacatttcctcaggctgggtgcagtggcatgcactgcacctgtattcccagcggcttgggaggctcaggcaggaggattgcatgtttgaatttagtctcagcaacttagcaagatcctatctcaaaacttttaaaaataaaaggactggggatgttgctcagtggttaagggcccctgggtttaatcaaaaaaatgttttttccagaTAACTTTTGTTGTCTAATCCAGAGACCTTTTCCATATCAGGGTTTGCTTTTTTCCATAACTATTAAATGGTTGAGGATGCAGGAATAGATTATTAAAACACTATCCATTTAAATGATTTCTCTAAGCTCTTACAAAATATTAGTTACAGAAACCCCAGAACCAGCAATGACTAGTGGTGTGTATAGGCCTCCTGGGGCCAGGCTAACCACAACAAGGAAAACACCACAAGGACCACCAGAAATATACAGCGACACACAGTTCCCATCCCTGCAGTCCACTGCCAAGCATGTAGAAAGCCGAAAGTAAGTACTGTAATTATTGCATTTCACGTGGGATCTCGGGCTCTTGTCAGGGAGTGGGGTGTAGGGGAAATGAAAACTCGCTTGAGGGAGACTACTCCCTGTTGGTAAGGCCCAGGCTGCCACTGACAAGCAGCTGAGAACCAGCTGGGACTAGAGGCCAGGAGGGAGGGCAAGGGGGAAGAGCATAGAAGACACTTTGCTGTCACAGATTCTCCGATACTTGGTATATTTTGTGGCGGTGACAAGtctcatataaaattttttataaattattactaGCTTATGTTCCTTATAATATGGAAACTAGAAATGTAAGAGcagtatttcattgtatttccCATTAAATGTGAATAGATGAAAGATGTTGACATttataaatctaattttaaaataatcttatttcAGCAGGTACTTAAAATGAATGCTACCTGGAGTTAATGACCACATATGGCACATCTACATCTTATTTAGggacatgaattttaaaaaataaataaaatgggaagaaatataaatgacatcAGATGGAAAATTTTTTTGGGTGGCTTTTAAAGTAAATCCCAGCCTTTCGCCTCTTTGAGAGCACAGCTGGCTTGAATTTAAACCTCCACTTGGACTTTGCTCCTCTGCTCTCCTACAGAATGCGTAAGGGACTCTGGGAGGGGAGTGActcaccaccacactcagctttcTTTGCCTGATCTAGTCCAATCCCCACAAACAAAAGTGGGGAGAAATCATTAAATGATGAGAACTTTACTTGAATGAGAAAATTGTTACCCTTACCTTATGCATAAAGAAAGAGATGTATTGTCTACTAATTGCTAAATCTAGAAGTGAGTCCTAGGAGGAATCTCATTGCACAGCTTCTTTCCAGCTGTCTTCAAATGGTC
This window of the Ictidomys tridecemlineatus isolate mIctTri1 chromosome 3, mIctTri1.hap1, whole genome shotgun sequence genome carries:
- the Cdv3 gene encoding protein CDV3 homolog isoform X6 is translated as MQISEKEEDDNEKREDPGDNWEEGGGGGGIEKSSGPWNKTAPVQAPPAPVVVTETPEPAMTSGVYRPPGARLTTTRKTPQGPPEIYSDTQFPSLQSTAKHVESRKDKEMEKNFEVVRHKNRGRDEVSKNQALKLQLDNQYAVLENQKSSHTQYN